In Candidatus Dadabacteria bacterium, the genomic stretch TGTTTTGTATGGCGCTTGGACGAGAAAATCAAAAATACTGTCTTCATTTGTGGGGAAAAACACGAATGCTTTGCGGTTTGTATCTTCTATGATGTTGCCTTCTTTGTCTTGGCGGAATGCTATCTGGGCTTTGTGCTTGATTGTCTCCCCTTCTTTGTTTTCAATTATTTCATCAGATTCTATGACAAGAAACGATTGGCTGTTTGACCCATCTTTGATAGTAGTTTCTGTTGCCTTTGATATGCCTTTGTATCTTTTATGTAGGGTAATTTGCTTTCTTGTTATAGAAAATGTTCGCTTATTGTCATTGCAAGAAAAACTGACCTCTTTTATGTTTGAAAGAAACAATAGGTTTTCACTTCTTAATTTTATGAATTTTTCTTCTATTTCCGTTTCTTTTTCTTCCATCAGAGGTAAGACAAAGAGAGTATCTTGTTTGCCAATGTTTTTAACTGGTTCGGGTTTTGGAACAATGATGTTTTCAATTCGGAAGTGAAATTTGCCAGAATGAATCGACGGTCTTTCTGTAATCTTAAAAACCGATTTGAAGCCAACTCCAAACTTTCCTATGGGGTTGGAATCTTCTTCCTTTACAGATTGACCGCTTGTTATGGCTTCAACATTGCCAATAGTGAAAACACTCCCATTGTGCTTTACTCGTAGAATTCCATCCTTTATGAAGAATTCCATTTTTCGTGCCCCTACATCTTCGGCGTTTTGTAAGAGTTCGTAAATGAATTGGTGTGGGTCAGAACTCAAATTGGGGAGCACATGTAAGAGGCCGAGTTCTTTTACTGTTGGCAATTGCTCTTCGCGTTTTTTTGTAAGGCGCTCCAGTCCCGGATTGATGTCTTCAGCTTTGCTCATCTCATTGCTTTCCGTCTTGCGGTTGCTCATAGCCAATTGATACCAGATCAAAACTTTATCCAAAATTCCCTTGAAACAAAACCCGCAACGGTTCATAATAGCCCCGTTCACGGGAGCCATACTTGAAGGTCCAGACTCTTGCCAGCGGCAGTTCAGGCAACTGCACTTTTATAGACAGCGGAAACGCAAAAATACTTGTTGACGCAGGCATCGCGCCGAGAAAACTCGCAAAGGAACTCGCCTCCATCGGCGTCCGCATGGAAGACATTGACGCGGTTGTCGTAAGCCATGAACATTCCGACCACACAAAGGCGATAACCGCCGTTCCCGTGCCCGTTTATGTGAGCGAGGCGACAAGACACCTGTGGGAGGGAAAGGTCGGCTCTCTTTTTGACTTTCACTCCGGCGGCGGGTTTGCCGTGGGCGATATGACGGTGGAAACCTTCCCCGTCCCGCATGACGCCATAGACCCCGTGGGCTTCACCATTGAAAGCAAGGGCGCAAAAATCGGAATCGTAACCGATATCGGCTCGGTTACGGGTCTCGTGTCGGAAAGACTGCGCGGATGCGACATGCTGATAGTGGAGTCAAACCACGACGAGGCGCGCCTTATTGCGGGGCGCTACCCGTGGGAACTCAAACAGCGGGTCGGCGGCGCGCTGGGGCATCTGTCAAACCGCCAGTGCTCAAAACTGCTCGCCGAAGTCGCGCACGGAGGCCTGCGTTTTGTGGTTCTCGCGCACCTGAGCGAGTCCAACAACATGCCAGAACTTGCGCTGAAAGCGGCAAATGAGGCGGTAAGCGGTTTTTCCCCGTCTCTTCATGTCGCCCCCAGAACCGCGCGCGGGGAGGCGTTTGTCCTTTGATTTCAAGATACTCGCGCCCCGAAATGGCAGACATCTGGAGCGACCGCTCGCGCTACTCCCGCTGGCTTGAAGTTGAGATCGCCGTCTGCGAAGCATGGAACAAGGCGGGAAAAATCCCGGACAAAGCCCTTGCCGACATAAGAAAAAAAGCCGCCTTTGACGAGGGCAGAATCGCCGAACTTGAAAAGGAACTTAAACACGACGTGCTGGCGTTTCTCACCTCCGTCTCCGAAAAAGTGGGTCCCAACTCAAGGTATATCCACATGGGGCTCACCTCGTCCGATGTTCTTGACACCGCGTTTTCCCTTCAACTGGGCGCGGCGGCAGGGATTATCACCGGCGGCGTAAAGGATGTTCTGAAAGTCCTCAAAAAGAGGGCGCGGGAGCACAAAAAAACCCCCATGATAGGCAGGTCTCACGGCGTTCACGCAGAGCCGAAAACACTGGGGCTTGTGTTTGCGCTCTGGTATGACGAGATGGCGAGAAACCTTGAGAGAATGACCCGCGCGGCGGAGGGGGTGAGAGTGGGAATGATGTCCGGCCCCGTGGGAACTTACTCAAGCGTTCCCCCCAAAGTGGAAAAAAGCGCGTGCCGCAAACTGGGGCTCAGGCCCGCGGCGGTGTCCACGCAGGTAATCCACCGCGATGTTCACGCGGAGTATTTTCTGTGCCTGTCTCTCATAGCGGCGGGCATTGAGAGGATAGCGACCGAGATAAGGCACTTTCAGAGAACCGAGGTTCTTGAAATGGAAGAGCCGTTCACAAGCGGGCAGAAGGGCTCTTCGGCAATGCCGCACAAGAAAAACCCCGTTCTTTCGGAAAACCTTTGCGGCCTTGCGCGGGTTGTCCGGTCTCACGTTCCCGCCGCCCTTGAGAACATAACGCTGTGGCACGAAAGAGACATAAGCCATTCCTCGGTTGAGAGGGTGATCGCGCCGGACGGCACAATACTTGTTGACTTTATGCTTCACCGCCTCAAAATTCTGCTCGGCGGTCTTGTTGTCCGCAAAGACCGCCTTGCGCAAAACATCGGCCTGACGCGCGGGCTTGTGTTTTCGCACAGGGTGCTGTTAAAGATGGTTGAAAAGGGGGTGTCGCGCGAGGAGGCGTATCGCGCGGTGCAGAGAAACGCGATGAAGTGCTGGGACGGCGGGGGCGATTTTCAGGAGATTTTGAAGGGAGACGGGGAGGTGGCAAAACTGCTGTCGCCGCAGGAGGTTGACTCCTGTTTTAATATAAAGGCGGGTTTTGAACATGTTGATGAGATTTTTAAGAAAGTTTTTGGTTGATTTCGCGCGGTCTGTTGTTGTCGGCTCTCCGCTCTCCGCCGTTGCTTTGCGTGTGAGATTTTCAAGAAAGTTTTTGGCTGATTTCGCGCGGTCTGCGCGGCTTGTTTTTGCCGCCGCCGTGTGCCTTGCCGTCCTTTCGTGCGGAGGGGGAGGGGAAGCCGCCGGGGACGGGGATGATGAGGCGAAAGTGCTCGCCGCGACCGAGAAGTTTGCCCGCCACCTGTCTCTTTACATTCCCGAAAATCACACCGTTGCCGCGCGGCGCGGCGGGAGGGACGGCGAGTTTATATCCGGAGAGTTTTTCCTCAAAGACCCCGAAGGCGGGGAGGCGGAGGGTTTTGGCCCCGTGGGTTTCCTTCTCACCTCGGACGGGAAAACGGTTGTGGTGGATGCGCGTGAAATTCTGGAAAGGGACGACCTTGAGGACGCGGGCGTGCCGGGCTTCCGCGCTATTCCGCAGCAAGCCGCCCGCGCTCCGCTGATTCTGGTTTCGGATGACGGCCGCATCATGGCGGCGGCTCAACTGCTGAAGGTCGGGACGGACAGCGCCGCCCTGAACAGGGAGCAAATCTCTCTTGACGGCGCGCTTGTGATAGGGAACGAAAACGCCCGGGTGACGATTGTTGAGTATTCCGATTTTCAGTGCCCGTATTGCGCGCAGGCGAGCGGGTTTGTGAGAGACATTATTTCCGAATACGGGGGCAGGGTGAGGCTGGTTTACAAGCAGTTCCCTTTGAGTTTTCACAAATGGGCGTACGGGGCCTCCGAGGTGTCGTATTGCTTTCAGAAACTTGGCGGCAACCCGGCGTTCAGGCGGTTTCACGATGAGGTTTTTGCCGGTCAGGAACTTATAACGGTTGAGAACAGCGCCGAGAGGTTCGCCGAAATAGCGTTTGCGGCGGGTATTGACCCCGAAGAGTTGGGCCGTTGCGCGGCTTCGGGGGAGATGAAAGAGCGCGTTGATAAAGACATAAGCGAGGCAAGGGCGCTTGGGGTGGAGGGAACGCCCTCATTTTTTATTGACGGGATGAGAGTTCCCAATGACCCCGCTCTTATGCGCAAGGCGATAGACATACGCCTTTCGGAAGTTCACTGAAAAGTCTGTCCATGGATTACATAAAGCGGGCGGGTGAGGCGGCGGGCGCGAGGGCGTCCGAACTGGCGGAGTGGGAAGCCGGGCATCTGGAGCGGATACCCGTGCCGTTTTACTCCTCCGCCGACCTCAGGGTTTCCGGCGGCAAGGCGGCGGTGGTTGACACCAACATCTTCCCCGCCGGTTTCAACAACCTGTCCGCGCCGTTCCGCGACCGGCTCGGCTCTCTTGTTCAGAGCGCCCTTGCAAAGAAGCATCCGGGGGCGCAGTCCGTCCTTATCGTTCCCGAAGCGCACACGCGCAACCCTCATTACTGGGAAAATGTGCTGACGCTTCAGACCGTTCTTGAGCGCAGCGGTTTTCTTGTGAAGGTGGGGTTTGTTGACCCTTCCATAGAGCGGCGGTCGTTTTCGTGCGGGGCGGCGGGCGGCGGAAGTGTGGAGGTTTTCAAGGTTGTCCGCGAGGGCGCGGAGGTGGTTGCGGGCTCTTTTTGCCCCGATGTGATATTGCTCAACAATGACTTTTCCGATGACTGTCCCTCCATACTGCGCGACACCGCCCAGCCGGTTCTTCCCCCCGTTGAAATCGGGTGGCATTCGCGCAGGAAGGACGTCCATTTTGAGTTTTACAACTCCCTTGCCGCCGAGGTGGCGCAGATATGCGGCTTTGAGCCTCAGACCATACAGGCGCGCACCCGGCTGGTTGAGGACGCCGATTTTGACACGCCCGAAGGCAGGGAGAGGGTCGCGCGCGCGGTTGACGAACTTGCCGAGCCGCTTGTTTTCATCAAGAGCAACACCGGCACATACGGTATGGCGGTGGTTGCGGTGTCCGGGGGGGACGGGGTGAGAAACATGAATGCTGAGAACAGAAAGAAGATGCGGGCGGGCAAGTCAAAAAGGTCTGTCAGGGATGTGGTCATTC encodes the following:
- a CDS encoding MBL fold metallo-hydrolase, with the translated sequence MKVQTLASGSSGNCTFIDSGNAKILVDAGIAPRKLAKELASIGVRMEDIDAVVVSHEHSDHTKAITAVPVPVYVSEATRHLWEGKVGSLFDFHSGGGFAVGDMTVETFPVPHDAIDPVGFTIESKGAKIGIVTDIGSVTGLVSERLRGCDMLIVESNHDEARLIAGRYPWELKQRVGGALGHLSNRQCSKLLAEVAHGGLRFVVLAHLSESNNMPELALKAANEAVSGFSPSLHVAPRTARGEAFVL
- the purB gene encoding adenylosuccinate lyase; the encoded protein is MISRYSRPEMADIWSDRSRYSRWLEVEIAVCEAWNKAGKIPDKALADIRKKAAFDEGRIAELEKELKHDVLAFLTSVSEKVGPNSRYIHMGLTSSDVLDTAFSLQLGAAAGIITGGVKDVLKVLKKRAREHKKTPMIGRSHGVHAEPKTLGLVFALWYDEMARNLERMTRAAEGVRVGMMSGPVGTYSSVPPKVEKSACRKLGLRPAAVSTQVIHRDVHAEYFLCLSLIAAGIERIATEIRHFQRTEVLEMEEPFTSGQKGSSAMPHKKNPVLSENLCGLARVVRSHVPAALENITLWHERDISHSSVERVIAPDGTILVDFMLHRLKILLGGLVVRKDRLAQNIGLTRGLVFSHRVLLKMVEKGVSREEAYRAVQRNAMKCWDGGGDFQEILKGDGEVAKLLSPQEVDSCFNIKAGFEHVDEIFKKVFG
- a CDS encoding thioredoxin domain-containing protein; translated protein: MLMRFLRKFLVDFARSVVVGSPLSAVALRVRFSRKFLADFARSARLVFAAAVCLAVLSCGGGGEAAGDGDDEAKVLAATEKFARHLSLYIPENHTVAARRGGRDGEFISGEFFLKDPEGGEAEGFGPVGFLLTSDGKTVVVDAREILERDDLEDAGVPGFRAIPQQAARAPLILVSDDGRIMAAAQLLKVGTDSAALNREQISLDGALVIGNENARVTIVEYSDFQCPYCAQASGFVRDIISEYGGRVRLVYKQFPLSFHKWAYGASEVSYCFQKLGGNPAFRRFHDEVFAGQELITVENSAERFAEIAFAAGIDPEELGRCAASGEMKERVDKDISEARALGVEGTPSFFIDGMRVPNDPALMRKAIDIRLSEVH
- the gshA gene encoding glutamate--cysteine ligase, which encodes MDYIKRAGEAAGARASELAEWEAGHLERIPVPFYSSADLRVSGGKAAVVDTNIFPAGFNNLSAPFRDRLGSLVQSALAKKHPGAQSVLIVPEAHTRNPHYWENVLTLQTVLERSGFLVKVGFVDPSIERRSFSCGAAGGGSVEVFKVVREGAEVVAGSFCPDVILLNNDFSDDCPSILRDTAQPVLPPVEIGWHSRRKDVHFEFYNSLAAEVAQICGFEPQTIQARTRLVEDADFDTPEGRERVARAVDELAEPLVFIKSNTGTYGMAVVAVSGGDGVRNMNAENRKKMRAGKSKRSVRDVVIQEGVPTALRTADGMPAEPVLYMVETRTAGAFYRINSKKDETQNLNSSGMEFGPFPEAAGQFAEIPALFSLCAKIAVIAAGYEIEKVMLEGGCG